Proteins encoded by one window of Nasonia vitripennis strain AsymCx chromosome 5, Nvit_psr_1.1, whole genome shotgun sequence:
- the LOC100679914 gene encoding collagen alpha-1(III) chain isoform X1 yields MKTEKKPSEPSCGVPTVVVKEEPEAPDRVKIKEETGIANNEETPSEDNAAECLKEAAALDSASAEGTIASDNQNGGGNQALLNSVKQESDPISAVEDLPTECGTNVGLPGDGIQPLVSNVLAKQMGTGANAGEAQYMQQQSQIFVFSTQMANKGAEMVMQGHFPTIIAYHMAQPNTKKYLEKHPNKMTHFRQSPHQWLNNLAAMKQKGHQHSPNMGFSGEQPPDLPPLDPNESAFWNEQPNMRNLNGSNPLGNPESSIDDTNVNVPCLVPNSPSNSANTQPVGSAAIGHSPNLMGGTTSPGPGGVQPSLQGVKVPDENLTPQQRQHREEQLAALTKMRQMLFPEQKEAANPSMDPTQGAPPGSLCPTGNLPPVSAPNQCGPMDWHKAMQHTFLDGKNKVGVGSPGVPVRGSGGGVVGGGGPGPGSGGPGSVGAVGPGVGVGPNGPGSVGGGGPRSQGPPPPYHQTTRSASVPIAIQSPNPSSPNNPTSNLSLPSPRASSALNSPADCNRQFQLGGTGPGAGNGGPVPGQRSTGPGAAGPGGHLPGQSPTSQDSPNPAVSTGNTRLNHSNPGTPVSHGHLTALSPSGTPQKDSSSLDFPNNQPPNVDGMFCRSLQSLTQQKQPLGPGGVNQVGVKELMPVPSPQQISYLNTFEGQELTIQKQPNTSLKDGSLPTNTQGNNNPDMGNRMLPGNMESSSGNAGSTGNNQYGPRSEGASPSIESANRGFGGSLHSPHTPHTPHTPGSVAPHTPVDAGKPGNKTTSAQSSPASHNTSLTDMGMGPPRTIPASPNTKSETSPTSKDLQQQQQQQQQQHQQQQQQQQQGNISSVGPGGNMPSGMMSMAGPGGNAPFGCGRPTTNVSQPNDNIPLNPNNIGNRLGGLGPMSTNSFDPITSLAQMSQQLTNTAASNALGNDNSPMHAGNPQGMMPFNHPHNMHMMQMQQQQQQQQQQQQQQQQQVNEMNGSCHMSSGGPPNEPGDVSGLCMGLGGPATSYSPTPHTGSPGVPNKMGQHHHSMMSHGMMGPAGPQGPGNPNVNVSQPGGYPSGPGPGPGPGPGMMGPEGPQSRLGMAGQHPHQQQPHHAHGPSPYNGANVQVKSSAPNTIQYLPARPNVGHAPRGPLSLDFLRFSNPMQGLDAKMNSPSVNLQYFPNGCVPNNMGPGPQGPHGPPPGGMSGPGPNPGGMPPGMSGNMRMDGQPGMAGQPQGHMHPSMRPVAGGGPGQGPGMRQQPNMRMQHMVGGGVFPSSPMDPDKVYPPDMMSGPQMPGPGQNASPGMYGAPGPGPKQPNAMGQLGPPPDASQPLPPSMGGAGPGGNFKNSPFMGPGPTISDPNYAQQYHHFQQQLYATSTRASGPQSHPGMHGQPNAHQQFFMPK; encoded by the exons ATGAAGACTGAGAAGAAACCCAGCGAGCCCAGCTGTGGTGTGCCCACGGTGGTGGTCAAGGAGGAGCCGGAAGCCCCTGATAGAGTCAAGATCAAGGAGGAGACGGGCATTGCTAACAACGAGGAAACACCCAGTGAGGACAACGCAGCCGAGTGCCTCAAGGAGGCTGCTGCGCTGGACTCTGCCAGTGCAGAAGGAACCATCGCTAGTGATAACCAGAACGGTGGTGGCAATCAAGCGTTATTGAACTCTGTGAAACAGGAGAGTGATCCTATTAGTGCAGTGGAAGACTTGCCAACTG agtGTGGGACAAATGTTGGATTACCAGGTGACGGTATTCAACCATTGGTTAGCAATGTGTTGGCCAAACAAATGGGAACTGGTGCAAATGCTGGCGAAGCTCAGTATATGCAACAACAAAGCCagatatttgttttttcaacaCAGATGGCTAATAAGGGTGCAGAGATGGTTATGCAAGGCCATTTTCCAACTATTATCGCATACCACATGGCACAGccgaatacaaaaaaatacttGGAG AAGCATCCAAATAAAATGACTCATTTTCGTCAAAGTCCTCACCAATGGCTAAATAACCTGGCTGCAATGAAGCAAAAAGGTCATCAGCATAGTCCAAATATGGGTTTTTCTGGAGAACAACCTCCCGATCTTCCTCCTCTGGATCCAAATGAGTCTGCTTTTTGGAATGAACAACCGAACATGCGAAACTTGAATGGCAGTAATCCTCTGGGAAATCCCGAATCGTCAATAGATGATACAAATGTTAATGTGCCTTGCCTCGTGCCCAACTCCCCTAGTAATTCAG CTAATACTCAGCCTGTTGGTAGTGCAGCGATAGGTCACAGTCCAAATTTAATGGGAGGCACGACCAGTCCAGGCCCTGGAGGCGTGCAACCTTCGTTACAGGGCGTTAAAGTACCGGATGAGAATCTAACTCCACAACAACGACAACATAGGGAAGAGCAATTGGCTGCGCTAACGAAAATGCGACAAATGCTCTTTCCTGAACAAAAAGAAGCAGCCAATCCTTCAATGGATCCAACGCAAGGGGCTCCACCAGGATCTCTTTGTCCAACTGGAAATCTTCCACCAGTAAGTGCTCCAAATCAATGTGGGCCAATGGATTGGCACAAAGCAATGCAACATACTTTCTTAGACGGAAAAAATAAG GTTGGAGTAGGCAGTCCAGGAGTGCCAGTACGTGGATCTGGCGGTGGTGTAGTCGGTGGCGGTGGCCCTGGTCCCGGTTCCGGTGGTCCGGGTAGCGTGGGCGCAGTCGGACCCGGAGTTGGTGTTGGTCCCAACGGTCCTGGTTCGGTCGGTGGTGGGGGACCGCGAAGTCAAGGTCCTCCGCCGCCTTACCACCAAACAACGAGGTCGGCCAGCGTGCCGATAGCCATACAAAGTCCTAACCCTTCTTCACCGAATAACCCCACGAGCAATCTGTCGCTGCCATCGCCTAGGGCGAGCTCGGCGCTCAACTCGCCAGCGGACTGTAACAGGCAGTTCCAATTAGGCGGCACAGGTCCAGGAGCCGGTAATGGCGGTCCAGTTCCAGGACAGAGGTCAACTGGTCCCGGAGCGGCCGGACCAGGTGGCCACTTGCCGGGTCAGAGCCCGACGAGTCAGGACTCGCCGAACCCGGCAGTTTCGACCGGAAACACGAGACTCAACCACAGTAATCCCGGAACGCCTGTGTCGCATGGACATTTGACGGCCCTCAGCCCCAGTGGCACACCTCAGAAGGATTCGTCTTCGCTTGACTTTCCTAACAATCAACCACCCAATG tgGACGGAATGTTCTGTCGATCGTTGCAATCGTTGACGCAACAAAAGCAGCCGCTCGGTCCTGGTGGTGTAAATCAAGTTGGTGTTAAAGAGTTGATGCCTGTTCCAAGTCCACAACAAATATCCTACCTAAATACATTCGAAGGGCAAGAGCTGACAATACAAAAACAGCCCAATACCAGCCTAAAGGATGGCAGTTTACCTAC aaatacTCAAGGCAATAATAACCCGGATATGGGCAACCGTATGCTGCCTGGTAATATGGAAAGCAGCAGTGGAAACGCAGGTAGTACCGGAAATAATCAGTATGGTCCCCGGTCGGAGGGTGCTAGTCCATCTATAGAGAGCGCGAATAGGGGCTTTGGTGGATCGCTGCACAGTCCTCACACACCTCATACACCTCACACGCCGGGTAGTGTGGCACCACATACGCCTGTCGATGCGGGTAAGCCCGGTAATAAAACGACGAGCGCCCAAAGCAGTCCGGCCTCGCACAATACAAGTCTCACGGACATGGGCATGGGTCCACCTAGAACGATACCGGCTTCGCCAAACACCAAATCCGAAACCTCGCCAACTTCTAAAGAccttcagcagcagcaacagcagcaacaacaacaacatcagcaacaacaacagcagcaacagcaaggAAATATATCTAGTGTGGGACCCGGTGGTAACATGCCGAGTGGTATGATGTCTATGGCGGGTCCGGGTGGTAACGCGCCTTTTGGCTGCGGTAGGCCTACGACGAACGTCAGCCAGCCGAATGACAATATACCTTTGAACCCTAACAACATCGGCAATAGGCTAGGCGGCCTTGGGCCAATGTCGACAAACAGCTTTGACCCCATCACGTCGCTTGCACAGATGAGCCAACAATTAACGAATACTGCAGCAAGTAACGCTCTTGGTAACGACAACTCGCCAATGCATGCAGGCAATCCACAAGGAATGATGCCTTTCAATCATCCACACAACATGCACATGATGcaaatgcagcagcagcaacaacaacaacaacaacaacagcagcagcagcagcagcaggtcaACGAAATGAACGGCAGCTGTCACATGAGCAGCGGAGGTCCGCCGAATGAGCCTGGTGATGTATCAGGTTTGTGCATGGGTCTCGGTGGACCTGCTACCAGTTACAGCCCTACACCTCATACAGGGAGTCCAGGTGTGCCGAACAAAATGGGTCAACATCATCATTCCATGATGTCGCATGGGATGATGGGTCCCGCTGGACCCCAAGGACCTGGAAATCCAAATGTCAATGTATCGCAACCGGGTGGTTATCCTTCAGGACCGGGCCCTGGGCCTGGGCCTGGGCCAGGCATGATGGGTCCTGAGGGTCCACAATCGCGCCTCGGAATGGCCGGTCAACATCCACATCAACAACAACCTCATCATGCTCACGGACCCAGTCCTTACAATGGTGCTAATGTCCAGGTGAAGTCGAGTGCGCCTAATACTATACAGTACTTACCGGCGAGGCCAAACGTCGGTCACGCGCCTCGTGGTCCTCTCAGCCTCGATTTCCTACGCTTCTCCAATCCCATGCAAGGTCTTGATGCCAAGATGAATTCGCCTTCCGTTAATCTACAGTACTTCCCCAATGGCTGTGTGCCCAACAACATGGGCCCGGGACCCCAAGGACCGCATGGGCCACCACCAGGCGGCATGAGTGGTCCAGGTCCTAATCCCGGAGGCATGCCTCCAGGCATGAGTGGTAATATGCGCATGGACGGTCAGCCAGGAATGGCAGGGCAGCCCCAGGGACACATGCACCCATCCATGAGGCCTGTTGCCGGCGGTGGACCTGGTCAAGGTCCTGGCATGAGGCAGCAGCCTAACATGAGAATGCAGCATATGGTTGGAGGTGGCGTGTTTCCCAGCAGTCCTATGGACCCAGACAAAGTCTACCCACCGGACATGATGTCAGGACCGCAGATGCCCGGGCCTGGACAGAACGCGAGTCCAGGAATGTATGGTGCTCCAGGGCCCGGACCGAAGCAGCCCAACGCCATGGGCCAGTTAGGTCCTCCACCGGACGCGTCGCAGCCTTTACCTCCAAGCATGGGCGGTGCTGGTCCCGGAGGTAACTTCAAGAACAGTCCGTTCATGGGACCAGGCCCGACCATATCCGATCCAAACTACGCCCAGCAGTACCATCACTTCCAGCAGCAGTTGTACGCGACGAGTACAAGAGCCAGCGGGCCTCAGTCTCATCCAGGAATGCACGGCCAGCCCAACGCACATCAGCAGTTTTTTATGCCTAAGTAG
- the LOC100679914 gene encoding collagen alpha-1(III) chain isoform X3 has translation MKTEKKPSEPSCGVPTVVVKEEPEAPDRVKIKEETGIANNEETPSEDNAAECLKEAAALDSASAEGTIASDNQNGGGNQALLNSVKQESDPISAVEDLPTECGTNVGLPGDGIQPLVSNVLAKQMGTGANAGEAQYMQQQSQIFVFSTQMANKGAEMVMQGHFPTIIAYHMAQPNTKKYLEKHPNKMTHFRQSPHQWLNNLAAMKQKGHQHSPNMGFSGEQPPDLPPLDPNESAFWNEQPNMRNLNGSNPLGNPESSIDDTNVNVPCLVPNSPSNSANTQPVGSAAIGHSPNLMGGTTSPGPGGVQPSLQGVKVPDENLTPQQRQHREEQLAALTKMRQMLFPEQKEAANPSMDPTQGAPPGSLCPTGNLPPVSAPNQCGPMDWHKAMQHTFLDGKNKVGVGSPGVPVRGSGGGVVGGGGPGPGSGGPGSVGAVGPGVGVGPNGPGSVGGGGPRSQGPPPPYHQTTRSASVPIAIQSPNPSSPNNPTSNLSLPSPRASSALNSPADCNRQFQLGGTGPGAGNGGPVPGQRSTGPGAAGPGGHLPGQSPTSQDSPNPAVSTGNTRLNHSNPGTPVSHGHLTALSPSGTPQKDSSSLDFPNNQPPNVDGMFCRSLQSLTQQKQPLGPGGVNQVGVKELMPVPSPQQISYLNTFEGQELTIQKQPNTSLKDGSLPTNTQGNNNPDMGNRMLPGNMESSSGNAGSTGNNQYGPRSEGASPSIESANRGFGGSLHSPHTPHTPHTPGSVAPHTPVDAGKPGNKTTSAQSSPASHNTSLTDMGMGPPRTIPASPNTKSETSPTSKDLQQQQQQQQQQHQQQQQQQQQGNISSVGPGGNMPSGMMSMAGPGGNAPFGCGRPTTNVSQPNDNIPLNPNNIGNRLGGLGPMSTNSFDPITSLAQMSQQLTNTAASNALGNDNSPMHAGNPQGMMPFNHPHNMHMMQMQQQQQQQQQQQQQQQQQVNEMNGSCHMSSGGPPNEPGDVSGSPGVPNKMGQHHHSMMSHGMMGPAGPQGPGNPNVNVSQPGGYPSGPGPGPGPGPGMMGPEGPQSRLGMAGQHPHQQQPHHAHGPSPYNGANVQVKSSAPNTIQYLPARPNVGHAPRGPLSLDFLRFSNPMQGLDAKMNSPSVNLQYFPNGCVPNNMGPGPQGPHGPPPGGMSGPGPNPGGMPPGMSGNMRMDGQPGMAGQPQGHMHPSMRPVAGGGPGQGPGMRQQPNMRMQHMVGGGVFPSSPMDPDKVYPPDMMSGPQMPGPGQNASPGMYGAPGPGPKQPNAMGQLGPPPDASQPLPPSMGGAGPGGNFKNSPFMGPGPTISDPNYAQQYHHFQQQLYATSTRASGPQSHPGMHGQPNAHQQFFMPK, from the exons ATGAAGACTGAGAAGAAACCCAGCGAGCCCAGCTGTGGTGTGCCCACGGTGGTGGTCAAGGAGGAGCCGGAAGCCCCTGATAGAGTCAAGATCAAGGAGGAGACGGGCATTGCTAACAACGAGGAAACACCCAGTGAGGACAACGCAGCCGAGTGCCTCAAGGAGGCTGCTGCGCTGGACTCTGCCAGTGCAGAAGGAACCATCGCTAGTGATAACCAGAACGGTGGTGGCAATCAAGCGTTATTGAACTCTGTGAAACAGGAGAGTGATCCTATTAGTGCAGTGGAAGACTTGCCAACTG agtGTGGGACAAATGTTGGATTACCAGGTGACGGTATTCAACCATTGGTTAGCAATGTGTTGGCCAAACAAATGGGAACTGGTGCAAATGCTGGCGAAGCTCAGTATATGCAACAACAAAGCCagatatttgttttttcaacaCAGATGGCTAATAAGGGTGCAGAGATGGTTATGCAAGGCCATTTTCCAACTATTATCGCATACCACATGGCACAGccgaatacaaaaaaatacttGGAG AAGCATCCAAATAAAATGACTCATTTTCGTCAAAGTCCTCACCAATGGCTAAATAACCTGGCTGCAATGAAGCAAAAAGGTCATCAGCATAGTCCAAATATGGGTTTTTCTGGAGAACAACCTCCCGATCTTCCTCCTCTGGATCCAAATGAGTCTGCTTTTTGGAATGAACAACCGAACATGCGAAACTTGAATGGCAGTAATCCTCTGGGAAATCCCGAATCGTCAATAGATGATACAAATGTTAATGTGCCTTGCCTCGTGCCCAACTCCCCTAGTAATTCAG CTAATACTCAGCCTGTTGGTAGTGCAGCGATAGGTCACAGTCCAAATTTAATGGGAGGCACGACCAGTCCAGGCCCTGGAGGCGTGCAACCTTCGTTACAGGGCGTTAAAGTACCGGATGAGAATCTAACTCCACAACAACGACAACATAGGGAAGAGCAATTGGCTGCGCTAACGAAAATGCGACAAATGCTCTTTCCTGAACAAAAAGAAGCAGCCAATCCTTCAATGGATCCAACGCAAGGGGCTCCACCAGGATCTCTTTGTCCAACTGGAAATCTTCCACCAGTAAGTGCTCCAAATCAATGTGGGCCAATGGATTGGCACAAAGCAATGCAACATACTTTCTTAGACGGAAAAAATAAG GTTGGAGTAGGCAGTCCAGGAGTGCCAGTACGTGGATCTGGCGGTGGTGTAGTCGGTGGCGGTGGCCCTGGTCCCGGTTCCGGTGGTCCGGGTAGCGTGGGCGCAGTCGGACCCGGAGTTGGTGTTGGTCCCAACGGTCCTGGTTCGGTCGGTGGTGGGGGACCGCGAAGTCAAGGTCCTCCGCCGCCTTACCACCAAACAACGAGGTCGGCCAGCGTGCCGATAGCCATACAAAGTCCTAACCCTTCTTCACCGAATAACCCCACGAGCAATCTGTCGCTGCCATCGCCTAGGGCGAGCTCGGCGCTCAACTCGCCAGCGGACTGTAACAGGCAGTTCCAATTAGGCGGCACAGGTCCAGGAGCCGGTAATGGCGGTCCAGTTCCAGGACAGAGGTCAACTGGTCCCGGAGCGGCCGGACCAGGTGGCCACTTGCCGGGTCAGAGCCCGACGAGTCAGGACTCGCCGAACCCGGCAGTTTCGACCGGAAACACGAGACTCAACCACAGTAATCCCGGAACGCCTGTGTCGCATGGACATTTGACGGCCCTCAGCCCCAGTGGCACACCTCAGAAGGATTCGTCTTCGCTTGACTTTCCTAACAATCAACCACCCAATG tgGACGGAATGTTCTGTCGATCGTTGCAATCGTTGACGCAACAAAAGCAGCCGCTCGGTCCTGGTGGTGTAAATCAAGTTGGTGTTAAAGAGTTGATGCCTGTTCCAAGTCCACAACAAATATCCTACCTAAATACATTCGAAGGGCAAGAGCTGACAATACAAAAACAGCCCAATACCAGCCTAAAGGATGGCAGTTTACCTAC aaatacTCAAGGCAATAATAACCCGGATATGGGCAACCGTATGCTGCCTGGTAATATGGAAAGCAGCAGTGGAAACGCAGGTAGTACCGGAAATAATCAGTATGGTCCCCGGTCGGAGGGTGCTAGTCCATCTATAGAGAGCGCGAATAGGGGCTTTGGTGGATCGCTGCACAGTCCTCACACACCTCATACACCTCACACGCCGGGTAGTGTGGCACCACATACGCCTGTCGATGCGGGTAAGCCCGGTAATAAAACGACGAGCGCCCAAAGCAGTCCGGCCTCGCACAATACAAGTCTCACGGACATGGGCATGGGTCCACCTAGAACGATACCGGCTTCGCCAAACACCAAATCCGAAACCTCGCCAACTTCTAAAGAccttcagcagcagcaacagcagcaacaacaacaacatcagcaacaacaacagcagcaacagcaaggAAATATATCTAGTGTGGGACCCGGTGGTAACATGCCGAGTGGTATGATGTCTATGGCGGGTCCGGGTGGTAACGCGCCTTTTGGCTGCGGTAGGCCTACGACGAACGTCAGCCAGCCGAATGACAATATACCTTTGAACCCTAACAACATCGGCAATAGGCTAGGCGGCCTTGGGCCAATGTCGACAAACAGCTTTGACCCCATCACGTCGCTTGCACAGATGAGCCAACAATTAACGAATACTGCAGCAAGTAACGCTCTTGGTAACGACAACTCGCCAATGCATGCAGGCAATCCACAAGGAATGATGCCTTTCAATCATCCACACAACATGCACATGATGcaaatgcagcagcagcaacaacaacaacaacaacaacagcagcagcagcagcagcaggtcaACGAAATGAACGGCAGCTGTCACATGAGCAGCGGAGGTCCGCCGAATGAGCCTGGTGATGTATCAG GGAGTCCAGGTGTGCCGAACAAAATGGGTCAACATCATCATTCCATGATGTCGCATGGGATGATGGGTCCCGCTGGACCCCAAGGACCTGGAAATCCAAATGTCAATGTATCGCAACCGGGTGGTTATCCTTCAGGACCGGGCCCTGGGCCTGGGCCTGGGCCAGGCATGATGGGTCCTGAGGGTCCACAATCGCGCCTCGGAATGGCCGGTCAACATCCACATCAACAACAACCTCATCATGCTCACGGACCCAGTCCTTACAATGGTGCTAATGTCCAGGTGAAGTCGAGTGCGCCTAATACTATACAGTACTTACCGGCGAGGCCAAACGTCGGTCACGCGCCTCGTGGTCCTCTCAGCCTCGATTTCCTACGCTTCTCCAATCCCATGCAAGGTCTTGATGCCAAGATGAATTCGCCTTCCGTTAATCTACAGTACTTCCCCAATGGCTGTGTGCCCAACAACATGGGCCCGGGACCCCAAGGACCGCATGGGCCACCACCAGGCGGCATGAGTGGTCCAGGTCCTAATCCCGGAGGCATGCCTCCAGGCATGAGTGGTAATATGCGCATGGACGGTCAGCCAGGAATGGCAGGGCAGCCCCAGGGACACATGCACCCATCCATGAGGCCTGTTGCCGGCGGTGGACCTGGTCAAGGTCCTGGCATGAGGCAGCAGCCTAACATGAGAATGCAGCATATGGTTGGAGGTGGCGTGTTTCCCAGCAGTCCTATGGACCCAGACAAAGTCTACCCACCGGACATGATGTCAGGACCGCAGATGCCCGGGCCTGGACAGAACGCGAGTCCAGGAATGTATGGTGCTCCAGGGCCCGGACCGAAGCAGCCCAACGCCATGGGCCAGTTAGGTCCTCCACCGGACGCGTCGCAGCCTTTACCTCCAAGCATGGGCGGTGCTGGTCCCGGAGGTAACTTCAAGAACAGTCCGTTCATGGGACCAGGCCCGACCATATCCGATCCAAACTACGCCCAGCAGTACCATCACTTCCAGCAGCAGTTGTACGCGACGAGTACAAGAGCCAGCGGGCCTCAGTCTCATCCAGGAATGCACGGCCAGCCCAACGCACATCAGCAGTTTTTTATGCCTAAGTAG